A genomic segment from Flammeovirga pectinis encodes:
- a CDS encoding Ig-like domain-containing protein: MKKAYLFFWLIFISFTQLLYATELDEILEAEAATLTGTTETATGTYASGGTYLKLKQADPSGSLQLSISDVATDGNYKLEIFTFNGGNTTDADLTVNGVTSAITLAASNWAYEGTAKATILDVTLQAGIENIITLSSSTSTISVDNIVVRGVYNIYYVSADGNDSNSGSIDSPWKTLTKATEAVKTVAKGGLLNPGDKLLFRKGDTFEGQFVILCSGTESKPIEIGSYGTGELPIISGSGNIATGDFIEAIKMTNTSYITLDGIWVKNDRQNMGNITWGTNTSYGIKVIANKWGGISKGLTFRNLKITDVFGINMIDYQGLFTLDYYSAKGIFFDSDRDDITVTPTNEVGIDDVLIENCYFYNLGSTAISIRHLSNLASYNNPIDEEERNLNFVVRNNHFEKLGGDGVVLASVCNSIVEKNTFVDLGWGNHQSSTDRYFGRGEGCWIWDSRNVIVQYNKQLRARGFGDTYGSAGHIDFYCKNAIYQYNYSEDTEGGFVEILGDCVNSTFRYNVSKNDGFRDHHGYSIWVSGYVGSDKTPIRSDSNFVYNNTVLLNNSACKPDISIYAKNTFIYNNIFKVVDGAAIGADEVMIDIANGSDLVVSNNLFYGNVASGFTNLDNNKITGQDPLFVDESASDIEGFQLQEGSPAVDNGTAFPEPSFPMAGKGIFANISLHTATDIYGNAVDVKNLIPNIGADNNFNSQIHKDAIRTTGVTVAAAGGAIEAGETVQLTATVAPSNATYKTVTWSSSNTAVATVNSSTGLVTAVSNGNAAITATTEDGGFTSSANVTVGADVEVDLVINGGFENGLNSDWNTWNSPQETTDAYQGTTAITITEKGSANQWITVEQNSTYILSAYIKISNTAKRIVLGVNDADNNRIDSKDIYTGVYKLHEVEFETGSNTTVKVFSWLPPSDGATATIDNIKVVKKSAVYVPVATISVSAQNGALQAGGSISLAETIAPSNASDKSVTWSSDNSAVATVSNGVVTAVSAGTANITVQSVDSNLTASTVVTVSPSSIATFKNGDFEDGLNHWSIWQDIVTTTDGAYEGSSLRLNGVGSCNQTITVKANTSYIFSGYVKVDNPSSARVVMGVNDANSDGIAFKDITNEFYTYHEVAFETGNNETTITVYFWRPSGSSGYAYLDNAMLIEVPSSSARKTTTIELEEELTSVLVYPNPASDFVTFKTTKMEGLKSISILNIVGQSVVNTTFEEVLKLPVSTLQKGTYIVLISDEKGNRATSKLLIK, translated from the coding sequence ATGAAGAAAGCATACTTATTTTTCTGGCTTATTTTTATCTCGTTCACACAACTACTCTATGCTACAGAGTTAGACGAGATACTGGAAGCAGAAGCAGCAACCTTAACAGGAACTACCGAAACAGCAACAGGTACTTACGCAAGTGGTGGTACTTATCTTAAACTAAAACAAGCAGACCCAAGTGGTTCTTTACAGTTGTCTATTTCTGATGTTGCCACGGATGGTAATTACAAATTAGAAATTTTCACGTTCAATGGAGGAAACACTACCGATGCAGATTTAACGGTAAATGGGGTAACTTCTGCGATTACTTTGGCTGCTTCTAATTGGGCTTACGAAGGAACTGCAAAAGCAACAATTCTTGATGTAACTTTACAAGCAGGGATTGAAAACATAATCACTTTATCGTCATCTACTAGTACAATTTCTGTAGACAATATTGTGGTTAGAGGAGTGTACAACATTTACTATGTTAGTGCTGACGGTAATGATTCTAATTCTGGTAGTATTGATTCACCATGGAAAACACTAACGAAAGCTACTGAAGCAGTAAAAACGGTGGCTAAAGGTGGACTTTTAAACCCGGGTGATAAACTTCTTTTTAGAAAAGGAGACACTTTTGAAGGACAGTTTGTAATTCTTTGTTCTGGTACGGAAAGCAAACCAATTGAGATTGGTAGCTACGGGACAGGAGAATTACCAATTATTTCTGGTTCAGGTAATATTGCTACTGGTGATTTTATCGAGGCAATTAAAATGACGAACACAAGTTATATCACATTAGATGGTATTTGGGTAAAGAATGACCGTCAGAATATGGGGAATATCACATGGGGAACAAACACTTCTTATGGTATTAAAGTAATAGCAAATAAGTGGGGTGGTATTAGTAAAGGACTTACTTTCCGTAACTTAAAAATTACAGACGTTTTTGGCATCAACATGATTGATTACCAAGGTCTTTTTACTTTAGATTATTACTCTGCAAAAGGTATCTTTTTTGATTCTGACAGAGACGATATCACTGTTACACCAACTAATGAAGTGGGTATTGATGATGTTTTAATTGAAAACTGTTATTTCTATAATTTAGGGTCTACAGCTATCAGTATTCGTCATTTATCTAACTTAGCATCATACAATAATCCTATAGATGAAGAGGAAAGAAACCTCAACTTTGTAGTAAGAAATAACCACTTCGAAAAGCTAGGTGGTGATGGTGTTGTTTTGGCATCTGTTTGTAATTCTATTGTAGAAAAAAATACTTTTGTAGATTTAGGATGGGGTAATCACCAATCTTCTACAGATAGGTATTTTGGTAGAGGTGAAGGCTGCTGGATTTGGGATTCTAGAAACGTGATTGTACAATACAACAAACAATTAAGAGCAAGAGGTTTTGGAGATACTTATGGTTCTGCAGGACATATTGATTTTTACTGTAAGAATGCCATTTATCAATATAATTATAGCGAAGATACAGAGGGTGGATTTGTAGAAATTCTTGGTGATTGTGTAAACAGTACATTCCGTTACAATGTAAGTAAGAACGATGGTTTCAGAGATCACCATGGGTATTCTATTTGGGTATCAGGATATGTTGGTTCTGATAAAACGCCTATTCGTTCGGATAGTAACTTTGTGTATAACAATACGGTATTATTAAATAACAGTGCTTGTAAGCCAGATATCTCTATCTATGCTAAAAATACATTTATCTATAACAACATCTTCAAAGTAGTTGATGGTGCGGCAATTGGTGCTGATGAGGTAATGATTGATATTGCAAATGGTAGTGATCTAGTTGTTAGCAATAACCTTTTTTATGGTAACGTTGCAAGTGGGTTCACAAACCTTGATAATAACAAAATTACGGGTCAAGATCCACTTTTTGTAGATGAGTCTGCAAGTGATATCGAAGGCTTCCAATTACAAGAAGGTAGCCCTGCGGTAGATAACGGAACAGCTTTCCCAGAGCCTTCTTTCCCAATGGCAGGTAAAGGTATTTTTGCCAATATCTCTCTACACACAGCAACTGATATTTACGGTAATGCAGTAGATGTTAAGAATTTAATTCCAAACATTGGTGCAGATAACAACTTCAATAGCCAAATCCATAAAGATGCAATTAGAACTACGGGCGTAACTGTAGCGGCTGCGGGTGGAGCAATTGAAGCTGGAGAAACAGTGCAATTAACTGCAACTGTAGCACCAAGTAACGCTACTTATAAAACAGTAACATGGTCGAGTAGTAACACGGCTGTGGCAACGGTAAATAGTAGCACTGGTTTAGTAACTGCAGTAAGCAATGGTAATGCAGCTATTACGGCAACAACAGAAGATGGTGGTTTTACATCGTCTGCTAATGTTACAGTTGGTGCAGATGTAGAAGTAGATTTAGTAATCAATGGCGGTTTTGAAAATGGCTTAAATAGCGATTGGAATACATGGAACTCACCGCAAGAAACTACAGATGCTTACCAAGGCACAACTGCAATTACTATTACAGAAAAAGGATCTGCCAACCAATGGATTACTGTAGAACAAAACAGTACATATATTTTATCAGCATACATTAAAATTAGCAATACAGCCAAACGTATTGTTTTAGGAGTAAATGATGCAGATAATAACCGTATTGATAGTAAAGATATTTACACTGGAGTATATAAATTACATGAGGTTGAATTTGAAACAGGAAGTAATACTACGGTAAAAGTATTCTCTTGGTTACCTCCAAGTGATGGGGCTACTGCAACAATTGACAACATAAAAGTAGTGAAAAAATCTGCGGTTTATGTACCAGTAGCTACAATAAGTGTATCTGCTCAAAATGGAGCTTTACAAGCAGGCGGATCAATTAGTTTAGCAGAAACTATTGCACCTTCTAATGCATCTGACAAATCTGTAACATGGAGTAGTGATAATAGTGCAGTGGCAACTGTATCTAATGGTGTTGTAACTGCAGTAAGTGCAGGAACAGCAAATATTACGGTACAATCTGTTGATAGCAATTTAACGGCTTCTACTGTAGTAACAGTTAGTCCATCTAGTATTGCGACATTTAAAAATGGCGACTTTGAGGATGGTTTAAACCATTGGAGCATTTGGCAAGATATTGTTACAACAACAGATGGAGCTTATGAGGGGTCTTCTTTACGATTAAATGGAGTAGGATCGTGTAACCAAACAATTACCGTTAAAGCAAACACATCTTATATTTTCTCTGGGTATGTTAAAGTGGATAATCCATCAAGTGCTAGAGTAGTGATGGGTGTAAATGATGCAAATAGTGACGGTATTGCTTTCAAGGATATCACAAATGAATTTTATACGTACCATGAAGTAGCTTTTGAAACTGGTAATAACGAAACTACTATTACAGTTTATTTCTGGCGACCAAGCGGTTCTAGTGGCTATGCATACCTTGATAATGCAATGTTGATTGAAGTTCCATCATCATCAGCAAGAAAAACTACTACTATTGAATTAGAAGAAGAGTTAACAAGTGTATTGGTTTACCCAAATCCAGCGTCTGATTTTGTAACATTCAAAACAACGAAAATGGAAGGGTTAAAATCTATTTCAATCCTAAACATTGTAGGCCAATCTGTAGTCAATACAACTTTTGAAGAGGTATTAAAATTACCGGTCTCAACACTACAAAAAGGGACATACATTGTGCTTATTTCTGATGAAAAAGGAAATAGAGCAACAAGTAAATTATTAATAAAATAA